From the Candidatus Poribacteria bacterium genome, one window contains:
- a CDS encoding sulfite exporter TauE/SafE family protein has product MLSRIYLIPIGLVVGAYGTLVGAGGGFILVPILLFLYLDLEPSVVASISLAVVSLNSASGTVAYFRQRRIDLRAAIWLALAGLPSAVLGAFSTRLLSREQYDVVIGVVLTGIGTLLFAFPKARIHHDPTTSGGQWNRTFVDANGVTYSYSFNRWFGAGVSAAVTYLPSLIGIGGGSIHVPALTTVLGIPPHVATAMSQFVLSVTALAATSVHVASGHFYVGVRRAAMLGIGVIAGAQIGARLSGRCRARC; this is encoded by the coding sequence ATGCTGTCACGCATCTATCTCATCCCGATCGGGCTCGTTGTCGGAGCCTATGGCACACTCGTCGGCGCGGGCGGCGGGTTCATCCTCGTTCCGATCCTCCTCTTCCTGTATCTCGATCTGGAACCGAGCGTCGTCGCCAGCATCTCGCTCGCCGTCGTGAGCCTCAACAGCGCTTCGGGTACGGTCGCGTACTTCCGCCAGCGACGCATCGACCTGCGAGCCGCGATATGGCTCGCGCTCGCTGGTCTGCCGTCTGCGGTTCTGGGCGCGTTCTCGACGCGTCTGCTATCGCGGGAGCAGTACGACGTCGTCATCGGCGTCGTGCTGACGGGCATCGGCACGCTGCTCTTCGCGTTCCCGAAGGCGCGGATCCACCATGACCCGACGACATCCGGCGGACAGTGGAACCGCACCTTCGTCGATGCCAACGGTGTGACGTACAGCTACTCCTTCAACCGCTGGTTTGGCGCAGGTGTCAGCGCCGCGGTCACGTACCTTCCGAGCCTGATTGGGATCGGCGGCGGCAGCATCCACGTCCCGGCGCTGACGACTGTGCTCGGCATCCCGCCCCACGTCGCCACGGCGATGTCCCAGTTCGTGCTCTCCGTCACGGCGCTTGCGGCGACGAGTGTTCACGTTGCGAGCGGACATTTCTACGTCGGCGTCCGTCGCGCCGCCATGCTCGGAATCGGCGTGATCGCAGGAGCCCAGATCGGGGCTCGCCTGTCTGGACGATGCAGGGCACGCTGCTGA
- a CDS encoding DUF2203 family protein — translation MTPALDGRCPMRRPDGMRQRLGSGLRRFFTLDDANRMIPMLEAWLADMRSTWASMSALEEPVKAVVHHAHLDAGSRDAGRFLCLSSRLRSLQRQIEHEGILLRDIEIGLVDFPSMRLDREIHLCWKSGEPEVRHWHDVDAGYANRRPIDELAEADDGASDEV, via the coding sequence ATGACTCCAGCACTGGACGGGCGCTGCCCAATGCGACGACCGGACGGCATGCGGCAACGACTCGGCAGTGGGCTGCGTCGGTTCTTCACTCTCGACGATGCGAACCGCATGATCCCGATGCTCGAGGCGTGGCTTGCCGACATGCGGTCGACGTGGGCGTCCATGTCGGCTCTCGAGGAGCCGGTCAAGGCTGTCGTCCACCATGCGCATCTGGACGCCGGCAGCCGCGATGCCGGTCGGTTCCTATGCTTGTCCAGCCGTTTGCGCTCCCTGCAGCGGCAGATCGAGCACGAGGGCATCCTGCTTCGGGACATCGAAATCGGGTTGGTGGACTTCCCGTCGATGCGACTGGATCGCGAGATCCACCTGTGCTGGAAGTCCGGCGAGCCGGAAGTCCGCCATTGGCATGACGTAGACGCCGGGTACGCGAACCGACGACCGATCGATGAACTCGCCGAGGCAGACGACGGCGCGTCCGACGAGGTGTAA